In Allocoprobacillus halotolerans, a genomic segment contains:
- a CDS encoding dihydropteroate synthase: MKPYGKKKLKAALKEGDYEEYVKEAIQQQRAGAQVLDVNVGLPGIDETQVMVKIIKMLQEVIDLPLQIDSSSFEVIEKACRYYNGKPLINSVNAKDEVMEAIFPIVEKYGGVVIGLTLEDGIPLYASERFGLAKKIIEKAKTYHIDKKDIIIDCLTLTASAQQKEVQETLKALSMVKNQLSVYTTLGVSNVSFGLPNRPLLNRTFLALALHAGLDLPIINPLDQQLMDTIDAYRVLSYQDQDAIQYIEKQSNQIMQPVKPTTSFTLQEMIIHGLKDEVKQKTKDMLQSQPALEIINQIIIPALNQVGSDYEKNRIFLPQLIQSAETTKLAFEVIKTTFTQQSATKATVLMCTVEGDVHDIGKNIVKVILESYGYQVIDLGKDVKVERVVEAYQQYHPQAIGLSALMTTTVVNMQKTIQALKEVHCDCPIWVGGAVLTEEIAKDIGADYYCQDAMASVTLLQNIL; encoded by the coding sequence ATTAAACCCTACGGGAAAAAGAAATTAAAAGCGGCTTTAAAAGAAGGCGATTATGAAGAATATGTCAAAGAAGCAATCCAACAACAAAGAGCAGGTGCTCAGGTATTAGATGTGAATGTTGGCTTACCTGGGATTGATGAAACACAGGTGATGGTCAAAATTATTAAAATGTTGCAGGAAGTCATTGATTTACCTTTACAGATTGATTCATCTTCTTTTGAAGTGATTGAAAAAGCCTGTCGTTATTATAATGGAAAACCATTGATTAATTCAGTGAATGCAAAAGATGAAGTGATGGAAGCTATTTTTCCAATTGTTGAAAAATATGGTGGTGTTGTGATTGGATTAACACTTGAAGATGGTATTCCTTTATATGCCAGTGAAAGATTTGGATTAGCCAAAAAGATTATTGAAAAAGCCAAAACTTATCATATTGATAAAAAAGACATCATTATTGATTGTTTAACATTAACTGCATCAGCTCAACAAAAAGAAGTCCAAGAAACACTCAAGGCTTTGTCAATGGTTAAAAACCAATTATCCGTTTATACAACTTTAGGTGTATCCAATGTTTCATTTGGTTTACCTAATCGTCCTTTATTAAATCGTACGTTTTTAGCGTTAGCTTTACATGCTGGACTTGATTTACCTATTATTAATCCATTGGATCAACAATTGATGGATACAATTGATGCTTATCGTGTTTTATCGTATCAAGATCAGGATGCTATTCAATATATTGAAAAACAATCGAACCAGATCATGCAACCTGTTAAACCAACCACATCATTTACACTGCAAGAGATGATCATTCATGGCTTAAAAGATGAAGTGAAACAAAAAACCAAAGACATGCTTCAAAGTCAACCGGCTTTAGAAATCATTAATCAAATCATTATTCCAGCCTTGAATCAAGTCGGAAGTGATTATGAAAAAAATCGTATCTTTTTACCTCAATTGATTCAATCAGCCGAAACAACCAAACTGGCATTTGAAGTAATTAAAACAACCTTTACTCAACAAAGTGCGACAAAAGCAACTGTTTTAATGTGTACGGTTGAAGGAGATGTGCATGATATTGGAAAAAACATTGTGAAAGTGATTTTAGAAAGCTATGGTTATCAAGTCATTGATTTAGGCAAAGATGTGAAAGTTGAACGTGTGGTAGAAGCCTATCAACAATATCATCCCCAAGCGATTGGTTTAAGTGCTTTGATGACGACAACAGTTGTCAATATGCAAAAAACAATTCAAGCTTTAAAAGAAGTTCATTGTGATTGCCCAATTTGGGTAGGTGGTGCTGTTTTAACAGAAGAAATTGCGAAAGACATTGGTGCCGATTATTATTGCCAGGATGCGATGGCATCAGTGACATTACTACAAAATATTTTATAG
- a CDS encoding ATP-binding cassette domain-containing protein, whose translation MLMSVSHLNKYNNLKCIAKDISFSIEDHDKIGLVGLNGTGKSTLLKILAGQEDYNGEIIKKKDIRINYLPQNPQFKPHYTVLQQVYEEVGHDIEDYEIKAILNRFQITNHLQPIEQLSGGQKKRVALAITLIKPCDLLLLDEPTNHLDYEMINYLEKFLLKFNKGLVMITHDRYFLERITHRMMELEHGQLYFYEANYSLYLEQKALREESLQNAQHKRKQFLKKN comes from the coding sequence ATGTTAATGAGTGTATCACATCTTAATAAATATAACAATTTAAAATGTATTGCAAAAGACATTTCTTTTTCTATTGAAGACCACGATAAGATTGGACTTGTTGGTTTAAATGGAACAGGAAAATCAACGCTTTTAAAAATTTTAGCTGGTCAAGAAGATTATAATGGAGAAATCATCAAAAAGAAAGATATTCGTATCAATTACTTACCTCAAAATCCTCAATTCAAACCTCACTATACAGTTTTACAACAAGTGTATGAAGAAGTGGGTCATGATATTGAGGACTATGAAATCAAGGCTATTCTCAATCGTTTTCAGATTACCAATCATCTTCAACCAATTGAACAATTATCAGGAGGACAAAAAAAGCGTGTTGCTCTTGCTATCACATTAATTAAACCATGTGACTTGCTTTTATTAGATGAGCCAACCAACCATTTAGATTATGAAATGATTAACTATCTAGAAAAATTCCTATTGAAGTTCAATAAAGGTTTAGTGATGATTACCCATGATCGTTATTTTTTAGAGCGTATTACTCATCGTATGATGGAATTAGAACATGGGCAACTCTATTTTTATGAGGCGAACTACTCACTTTACCTAGAACAAAAAGCTTTGCGTGAAGAAAGTTTACAAAATGCTCAACATAAAAGAAAGCAGTTCTTAAAAAAGAATTAG
- a CDS encoding ABC-F family ATP-binding cassette domain-containing protein, protein MQARTTKNKGRLQRYEDLSQQADLPVQQNLEIIDMASRLGNKTITLHHVSHSFEQLLFEPFDYPFKRNERVGILGMNGSGKSTLLNIIAGELQPIQGYIEYGETIRMGYFKQGHEDMNPQQKVIDYIQDVARYLKTRQGEFSAKQMCEKFLFDTNMQYTPIERLSGGEKRRLYLLKILMSAPNVLLLDEPTNDLDITTLQILEDYLDSFQGIVITVSHDRYFLDRLCDTLFVFNNHHITVHNGGYSDYMLMTSQTTSKPKKESNKPKKERIIKLTYHEKKELEMLEESIPTLEKQLADIDEQLNHVSDFASIQELSNQREQLENEIETKSTRWLTLLEKQEQSRS, encoded by the coding sequence GTGCAGGCCCGTACAACCAAAAACAAAGGACGTTTACAAAGATATGAAGATTTGAGTCAACAGGCTGATTTACCAGTTCAACAAAACTTAGAAATAATTGATATGGCATCTCGTCTAGGAAATAAAACTATAACGCTCCACCATGTTTCTCATAGCTTTGAACAGCTTTTATTTGAACCTTTTGATTATCCATTCAAAAGAAATGAACGTGTTGGTATTTTGGGAATGAATGGCTCAGGTAAATCCACATTATTAAATATTATCGCTGGTGAATTACAGCCAATACAAGGTTATATTGAATATGGTGAAACCATTCGCATGGGTTATTTTAAACAAGGTCATGAAGATATGAATCCTCAACAAAAAGTCATTGATTACATACAAGATGTTGCCCGTTATCTCAAAACTCGACAAGGAGAATTTTCAGCAAAACAAATGTGCGAAAAATTCTTATTTGATACAAATATGCAATATACACCTATTGAACGTTTATCTGGTGGTGAAAAAAGACGTTTATACTTATTAAAGATTTTAATGAGTGCCCCTAATGTTTTATTATTGGACGAACCAACCAATGATTTAGATATTACCACTTTACAAATCTTAGAAGATTATTTAGATAGTTTTCAAGGTATTGTCATCACTGTTTCCCATGATCGTTATTTTTTAGATCGTCTTTGTGATACCCTTTTTGTTTTCAATAATCATCATATAACTGTTCATAATGGAGGATATAGTGATTATATGTTGATGACTTCACAAACAACATCAAAGCCAAAGAAAGAATCAAACAAGCCTAAAAAAGAACGTATAATCAAATTGACATATCATGAAAAGAAAGAATTAGAAATGTTAGAAGAAAGCATCCCCACTTTAGAAAAGCAATTAGCAGACATTGATGAACAATTAAATCATGTCAGTGATTTTGCATCTATCCAAGAACTTTCCAATCAACGTGAGCAACTAGAAAATGAAATCGAAACAAAAAGTACACGTTGGTTAACTTTATTAGAAAAGCAAGAACAGTCACGTTCGTAA